One Gloeothece verrucosa PCC 7822 DNA window includes the following coding sequences:
- a CDS encoding peptidase domain-containing ABC transporter, with amino-acid sequence MGQNLLKNLSEQDLNHVLGYTLSEAQCQRCLKLAQYLTPKVGKFWQGSEAKAGIYIVMAGKVRLLDKNDELIATLEPGQAFGEFTLFDEANFTAYDARASLNLQLAFLNREVVYPLLQEYPAIREHLWQQAHSRNALLVKSIENPDLSSVEPEKSSSWSLPPEDLKSQKKISKAFFPSPTSRIGHWLQRVTRRYPFFAQQSGSDCGAASLVMVSRYWGKRFSVNRVRDIANVDRNGASLRGLAAAAESVGFSTRPVKASLDQLAKQTLPAIAHWEGKHYIVVYEVTRKQVIICDPAIGQLTLTHRDFKAKWTGYALLLSPTVLFKDAQETTTPFWQFFELVKPYSLVMLEVFIASVLIQIFGLITPIFTQIILDRVVVQRSELTLFAVGLGLLIFGIFRVMITGLRQYLLDHTSNKVDVALIVGFIRHTLRLPLSFFESRYVGDIISRVQENRKIQSFLSGEALAILLDLLTVFIYVGLMFWYSWKMALLVLVIVPPFLLLAIIATPFLRRISREIFNAFATESSYLIEVLSGIRTVKSTAVEQTVRWHWEELLHQEIKKGFSGQIISNRLQIFSNLIEALMTTAMLWFGAWLVIKNQLTIGQLVAFNMLLSQVISPFQRLSVLWNQIQEVFIAVERINDVLEAEPEEDLHHQLRQNLPPIKGNIRFDKVTFRYHPESDINVLENLSFEIKSGQMVALVGRSGSGKTTISKLVLGLYPPTDGKVLIDDHDITTLSLRSLRHQIGVVDQDTFLFGGTIRENISLGHPSATLEEIIEAARLAGADEFIKKLPMGYETQIGEGGGMLSGGQRQRVAIARALLGNPKLLVLDEATSHLDVESERIIQNNLNKILRNRTTLVIAHRLSTVRNADLILVLDKGILIEQGTHDELMAKRGHYYYLNHQQLDVS; translated from the coding sequence ATGGGACAAAATTTACTCAAGAATCTTTCAGAGCAAGACCTCAATCATGTCCTAGGTTATACCCTATCGGAAGCTCAATGCCAACGATGTCTCAAGTTAGCTCAATACCTTACCCCCAAAGTGGGAAAATTCTGGCAAGGAAGCGAGGCTAAAGCCGGTATCTATATTGTGATGGCGGGTAAAGTGCGGCTGTTAGATAAAAACGATGAACTCATTGCTACCTTAGAACCCGGTCAAGCTTTTGGGGAATTTACCCTTTTCGATGAAGCTAATTTTACTGCCTATGATGCCAGGGCTTCATTAAATCTACAACTTGCCTTTCTTAACAGAGAAGTAGTCTATCCCTTGCTCCAAGAGTATCCTGCCATCAGAGAGCATTTATGGCAGCAGGCTCACTCACGGAATGCTTTACTGGTTAAATCAATAGAAAATCCTGATTTGAGTTCCGTTGAGCCAGAAAAATCCTCTAGCTGGTCCCTTCCCCCAGAAGACCTCAAGTCCCAAAAAAAGATCAGCAAAGCTTTCTTTCCTTCTCCTACTTCTCGCATTGGACATTGGTTACAGCGCGTCACCCGCCGCTATCCCTTTTTCGCTCAACAAAGCGGCTCTGACTGTGGGGCGGCAAGTCTGGTCATGGTGTCTCGCTATTGGGGCAAACGCTTTAGTGTCAACCGAGTGCGGGACATAGCCAATGTAGACCGCAATGGCGCTTCTTTGCGAGGACTCGCCGCCGCCGCCGAAAGTGTGGGGTTTTCCACTCGCCCGGTAAAAGCCAGTTTAGATCAATTGGCAAAACAAACCTTACCGGCTATCGCCCATTGGGAAGGCAAACACTATATTGTGGTCTATGAAGTTACCCGAAAACAGGTAATCATCTGCGATCCGGCTATAGGTCAACTGACTCTAACCCATCGAGACTTTAAAGCGAAGTGGACCGGCTATGCGCTTTTGCTCAGTCCCACAGTCCTCTTTAAAGACGCTCAAGAAACTACTACCCCCTTCTGGCAATTTTTTGAATTAGTCAAACCTTATAGCTTGGTGATGCTAGAAGTGTTTATCGCTTCGGTGTTGATCCAGATTTTCGGACTCATTACCCCTATCTTCACTCAAATTATTTTAGACCGAGTGGTGGTACAACGCTCTGAACTGACGCTGTTTGCCGTTGGGTTAGGATTGCTAATTTTTGGCATTTTTAGAGTGATGATAACGGGGTTACGGCAATATTTACTCGACCATACCTCTAATAAAGTTGATGTAGCCCTGATTGTCGGATTTATTCGTCATACGTTGCGGCTTCCCCTCAGTTTTTTCGAGTCTCGCTATGTGGGGGATATCATCTCTCGAGTTCAGGAAAACCGCAAAATTCAGAGTTTCTTGTCAGGAGAAGCTTTAGCTATCCTGCTAGATTTACTGACGGTATTTATCTATGTTGGTTTGATGTTTTGGTACAGTTGGAAAATGGCTCTCTTAGTGTTAGTCATTGTACCGCCGTTTTTACTGCTGGCCATCATTGCTACTCCTTTTTTAAGGCGAATTTCTCGGGAAATTTTTAACGCTTTTGCCACTGAAAGCAGTTATCTGATTGAAGTTCTATCCGGCATTCGTACCGTCAAATCAACGGCAGTAGAACAGACGGTTCGTTGGCATTGGGAAGAATTACTCCATCAAGAAATAAAAAAGGGGTTTTCGGGACAAATTATCAGTAACCGCCTGCAAATTTTTAGTAATTTAATTGAAGCCTTGATGACAACGGCTATGCTTTGGTTTGGGGCTTGGTTAGTGATCAAAAATCAATTAACCATTGGGCAATTAGTAGCTTTTAATATGTTACTTTCCCAGGTGATTAGCCCTTTTCAAAGACTTTCTGTTCTCTGGAATCAAATCCAAGAAGTTTTCATCGCTGTTGAGCGAATTAACGATGTTTTAGAGGCTGAACCTGAAGAAGATTTACACCATCAACTTCGTCAAAATTTACCCCCTATTAAAGGTAATATACGCTTTGATAAAGTCACTTTCCGTTATCATCCCGAAAGCGATATTAATGTGTTAGAAAATCTCAGCTTTGAAATCAAATCAGGACAGATGGTTGCTTTAGTGGGGCGCAGTGGTTCAGGCAAAACCACTATTTCTAAATTAGTGTTAGGGTTATATCCCCCTACCGATGGCAAAGTCTTGATTGATGACCATGATATTACTACTCTTTCTTTACGTTCTTTGCGGCATCAAATAGGGGTAGTAGATCAAGATACTTTTCTGTTTGGCGGTACCATTCGGGAGAATATTAGTTTAGGACATCCTAGTGCAACTCTAGAAGAAATTATCGAAGCCGCGCGATTAGCCGGAGCCGATGAATTTATCAAAAAGCTGCCTATGGGATACGAAACACAAATCGGTGAAGGTGGGGGAATGTTATCAGGAGGACAACGGCAAAGAGTCGCTATTGCTAGAGCTTTATTAGGGAATCCTAAACTGTTAGTTTTAGACGAAGCGACCTCTCATCTAGATGTCGAATCAGAGCGAATTATTCAGAACAATTTAAACAAGATTCTACGGAATAGAACGACTTTAGTAATTGCTCACCGTCTCTCTACGGTACGCAATGCTGATTTAATTTTAGTCTTGGATAAAGGGATCTTAATTGAGCAAGGGACTCATGATGAATTAATGGCAAAACGAGGTCATTATTATTATCTCAATCATCAACAATTAGATGTGAGCTAA
- a CDS encoding helix-turn-helix domain-containing protein, protein MEYRGKISKNQRPSQGQYLTSFQRKFLQKSLEDQLPDTYRQRILIMLLADEGKSQSQICQHLNCCPATARHWTLMAQTGRAHQWQEHPLGRPKIVNEQYLQRLKELATNSPQDYGYAFRRWTGYWLSQHLQKEFGIEVHQRHINRLLKQMGLSTRGKLQPQQQEFETSKTAQISIDDLPVNHLSDSSSLWSFNLVKS, encoded by the coding sequence ATGGAATATCGAGGAAAAATAAGTAAGAATCAACGCCCTAGCCAAGGTCAATATTTAACCTCATTTCAGCGTAAATTTTTACAAAAAAGTCTTGAAGATCAGTTGCCAGATACCTATCGCCAGCGAATTTTAATCATGTTGCTGGCTGATGAAGGCAAATCTCAAAGCCAAATTTGTCAGCACTTAAACTGTTGCCCCGCTACGGCCAGACATTGGACCTTGATGGCGCAAACGGGTAGGGCACACCAATGGCAAGAACATCCCCTAGGTCGTCCCAAAATTGTCAATGAGCAATATTTACAACGGTTGAAAGAACTGGCTACAAACAGTCCACAAGACTACGGTTATGCCTTTCGGCGGTGGACCGGATATTGGCTCAGTCAACATTTACAAAAAGAGTTCGGCATAGAAGTTCATCAGCGTCATATTAATCGACTGCTCAAACAGATGGGATTATCCACTCGGGGAAAACTTCAACCTCAACAACAGGAGTTTGAAACATCCAAAACCGCTCAAATTTCCATTGACGACTTGCCAGTCAATCATCTGTCGGATAGTTCTTCTCTGTGGTCTTTTAACCTAGTCAAATCCTAG
- the clcA gene encoding H(+)/Cl(-) exchange transporter ClcA produces MNPNPDPHSPETSNLSEPVLITQRFIEATQKLNLILLYALLVGIVTGFIGTYFRLAVEQILHSRSHLATVLENNPILNYGVSIILSGIMGYIAFWLMRQFAPDTGGSGIPQIEGFLDGVFPIRWQRVLPVKILGGLLTLGSGMILGREGPTIQIGGSAGKMVGSYFRVSVEEMRILVAAGAGAGLTTAFNAPLAGIVFVLEEMRPEFKHPISSTRSIALACVSATITTRLINGQQAVMSITHFDIPPLDSLWIFAILGLFIGVIGYLFNFFLVRTLNWFASLKGLAYQLTGLSVGAIIGLASVIYRPITGGGDDTIYWAFDVESPGYVLILVFLLRFVLTMVSYGSGAPGGIFAPMLALATIFSLGAAREFHGWFPQLLPEPAVLAIAGMGALVAATVRAPLTAIILTIEMTDNYLLILPLLITCLVAAMTAHGLGGEPIYSVLLKRMLAHTHAKSD; encoded by the coding sequence ATGAATCCCAATCCCGATCCGCATTCGCCTGAAACGTCAAACCTCTCTGAACCCGTCCTGATTACTCAGCGCTTTATAGAGGCCACACAAAAGCTTAATCTGATTTTGTTGTATGCTCTTTTAGTGGGGATCGTTACCGGATTTATTGGCACTTATTTCCGCCTAGCAGTTGAACAAATTCTCCACAGCCGCTCACACTTAGCCACCGTGCTGGAAAACAATCCTATCCTCAATTATGGGGTATCTATAATTTTATCAGGCATCATGGGATATATCGCTTTTTGGTTGATGCGGCAATTTGCTCCTGATACCGGAGGCAGTGGCATTCCTCAAATTGAAGGCTTTCTCGATGGCGTGTTTCCCATCCGTTGGCAAAGGGTTCTACCGGTTAAAATTCTGGGAGGATTGTTAACTCTAGGTAGTGGGATGATTTTAGGGCGCGAAGGACCCACCATTCAAATTGGGGGTAGTGCCGGCAAGATGGTTGGGAGTTATTTTCGGGTTTCCGTTGAAGAGATGAGAATCCTGGTAGCCGCCGGAGCCGGTGCCGGTTTAACAACGGCTTTTAATGCTCCTTTAGCGGGGATTGTTTTTGTTTTGGAAGAAATGCGCCCAGAATTTAAACATCCTATCAGTTCTACTCGCTCTATCGCTTTGGCTTGTGTGAGTGCCACTATTACCACTCGCCTGATCAACGGACAACAAGCCGTGATGAGTATTACTCATTTTGATATTCCTCCCTTAGATTCCCTGTGGATATTTGCAATTTTAGGCCTATTTATTGGCGTAATTGGCTATTTATTTAATTTTTTTCTGGTTCGAACCTTAAACTGGTTTGCCAGCTTAAAAGGCTTGGCTTATCAATTGACAGGGTTATCTGTCGGAGCCATTATTGGACTAGCCAGTGTGATCTATCGCCCCATTACCGGCGGGGGTGACGATACCATCTATTGGGCTTTTGATGTGGAATCGCCCGGCTATGTTTTGATTTTAGTTTTTCTGCTACGTTTTGTCTTGACGATGGTTAGCTATGGTTCAGGCGCTCCCGGCGGGATTTTTGCCCCGATGTTGGCTTTAGCAACCATCTTTAGTTTAGGTGCGGCTAGAGAGTTTCATGGTTGGTTTCCCCAATTGCTGCCTGAACCGGCTGTCTTAGCCATTGCTGGTATGGGCGCTTTAGTAGCCGCAACCGTTCGCGCCCCTTTAACGGCTATTATCTTAACGATAGAAATGACTGATAACTATTTGCTGATTCTGCCTTTATTGATCACCTGTTTAGTCGCCGCCATGACGGCTCACGGATTGGGAGGAGAACCGATTTACAGTGTTTTGTTAAAACGAATGTTGGCTCATACTCATGCCAAATCGGATTAA
- a CDS encoding alpha/beta fold hydrolase, with the protein MPRLSFVIPTTPKPDCPLFVFLPGMDGTGLLYQRQAEALSQWFDVRCLCIPADDQSSWDSLAYQVITLIEKELRIRQKYSKRGNATHSPTHQEVFPDVSPSVYLCGESFGGCLAIQVAQKAPWLFSGMILVNSASCFNQQPLLGWGIPLTRWMPDFLHQTSMIGLLPFLASLGRIDASDRKALIAAMKAVSRNTAVWRLSLLRDFSVNPQNLKNLTQPVLIIAGAADRLLPSVEEAKKLKSHLPNAQMLVLPYSGHACLLETDVKLDLILKKHYLPMKSGVGTVNS; encoded by the coding sequence ATGCCGCGTTTAAGTTTTGTCATCCCCACCACACCCAAGCCAGATTGTCCCTTATTTGTCTTTTTACCAGGGATGGACGGAACAGGATTATTATATCAACGACAGGCAGAAGCTTTATCTCAATGGTTTGATGTACGCTGTTTGTGTATTCCGGCTGATGATCAAAGCAGTTGGGACAGTCTAGCCTATCAAGTGATCACGTTAATCGAAAAAGAATTACGCATAAGACAAAAATACAGCAAAAGGGGCAACGCGACCCACTCACCAACCCATCAAGAGGTTTTTCCTGATGTTTCGCCTTCGGTTTATTTATGTGGAGAGTCTTTTGGGGGATGTCTAGCCATTCAAGTCGCTCAAAAAGCCCCTTGGCTGTTTAGCGGCATGATTTTAGTCAATAGTGCCTCTTGTTTTAATCAACAACCTCTGTTAGGTTGGGGTATCCCCTTAACCCGATGGATGCCAGATTTTTTACATCAGACTTCTATGATTGGCTTATTGCCTTTTTTGGCCTCCTTGGGCAGAATCGACGCTAGTGATCGCAAGGCACTGATTGCAGCGATGAAAGCTGTTTCCCGAAATACGGCTGTTTGGCGGTTATCTTTATTAAGAGATTTTTCGGTGAATCCCCAAAATTTAAAAAATTTAACTCAACCTGTCTTGATTATTGCTGGTGCGGCTGATCGTCTGCTTCCTTCTGTAGAAGAGGCAAAAAAATTAAAAAGCCATCTTCCCAATGCTCAAATGTTAGTGCTGCCTTATAGTGGTCATGCTTGTTTACTCGAAACAGATGTGAAACTCGATCTGATTCTTAAAAAGCATTATTTACCCATGAAGTCTGGAGTGGGTACAGTGAACAGTTGA
- a CDS encoding lysophospholipid acyltransferase family protein: MLHFESRTNGAIMLPTAPLPTAQGLLGATGLKMFIHHENRIPTEAGAVLVVSNHRSFMDAPVLIQALRQPVRIACHHYMSKTPILREFIQLLGCIPLESSGSRQQGFFEQAKSLLQSHQWVGIFPEGASPMLNLTHPQEIQEFQRGFAHLALKTAIPDLWVLPVAIGSIEESLMPGFPVRLLSLFDPSEPLFERSGSHPVVVYQRINVLIGRPYRISALDRQRYHGKGAKEVVNQLSDYCRQEITDLLRLSF; the protein is encoded by the coding sequence ATGTTGCACTTTGAGAGTCGCACCAATGGAGCAATTATGTTGCCTACCGCACCACTTCCAACTGCTCAGGGTCTTTTAGGAGCAACAGGACTAAAGATGTTTATTCACCATGAAAATCGTATACCCACTGAAGCGGGGGCTGTACTTGTGGTGAGTAATCATCGTAGTTTTATGGATGCTCCGGTTTTGATCCAGGCATTAAGACAGCCTGTTCGGATCGCCTGTCATCATTATATGAGCAAAACGCCAATTTTACGAGAATTTATTCAGTTGTTGGGCTGCATTCCTTTAGAATCTTCAGGTAGCCGCCAACAGGGTTTTTTTGAGCAGGCGAAAAGCTTGTTACAGTCTCATCAATGGGTGGGAATTTTTCCCGAGGGAGCAAGCCCCATGCTTAATCTGACTCATCCGCAGGAGATTCAGGAGTTTCAGCGAGGTTTTGCTCATTTAGCCTTAAAAACCGCGATACCGGATTTGTGGGTTTTACCCGTAGCCATTGGTTCTATTGAAGAGAGTTTGATGCCGGGGTTTCCGGTGCGTTTATTAAGTTTGTTTGATCCTTCTGAGCCTTTATTTGAGCGTAGTGGCAGTCACCCGGTGGTGGTATATCAGCGAATTAATGTCTTAATTGGTCGTCCCTATCGGATTTCTGCACTAGATCGTCAACGGTATCATGGAAAAGGTGCCAAGGAGGTTGTTAATCAATTAAGCGACTATTGTCGTCAAGAAATTACTGATTTGCTTCGCTTGAGTTTTTAA
- the metG gene encoding methionine--tRNA ligase has translation MNENQASNKKFALTTPLYYVNDVPHIGSAYTTMIADVIARWKRLQGYSVMFITGTDEHGQKIQRTAEAKGLAPQEHCDQIVTSFESLWDKLNIHYDRFSRTTAKPHQSIVKEFFQRVWDQGDIYLDQQIGWYCVACEEFKEERELTENGSCQIHTNLKAEWRDEENYFFRLSKYQQKLAEFYAEKPEFIRPESRRNEVLSFLKQGLQDFSISRVNLDWGFPVPSDPNHTIYVWFDALLGYITALLDPNDEPTLKNALSRWWPINLHLIGKDILRFHAIYWPAMLMSAGLPLPEQVFGHGFLTKDGLKMGKSLGNTLDPFDLLNRYSADAVRYYFIKEIEFGKDGDFNETRFVNILNADLANDLGNLLNRTLGMVQKYCKGKGPALKATEIDNNNPLKIIGEGLSERVRECLEALKFNQACEEIFSLIRACNKFIDESAPWSLYKEKKQAEVEEILYAVLESVRLAAYLLSPIIPNLSTRIYQQLGFSVDFNDFELVNRNFSFKDQTKWGNFPGNPNLSKPEPIFTKLEPPSDA, from the coding sequence ATGAATGAAAACCAAGCTAGTAACAAGAAATTTGCATTAACGACTCCTCTGTATTACGTAAACGATGTCCCGCATATCGGCAGTGCATATACTACTATGATTGCTGACGTAATCGCTAGATGGAAGCGATTGCAGGGATATTCGGTAATGTTTATCACAGGAACTGATGAACATGGACAAAAAATCCAACGGACAGCAGAGGCCAAGGGATTAGCTCCCCAAGAGCATTGTGATCAGATTGTTACCAGTTTTGAGTCTTTATGGGATAAGCTGAACATCCACTATGATCGCTTTAGCCGCACAACAGCTAAACCCCATCAATCCATTGTGAAAGAATTTTTTCAACGGGTGTGGGATCAAGGGGATATTTATCTGGATCAACAAATAGGGTGGTATTGCGTCGCTTGTGAAGAATTTAAAGAAGAACGAGAACTAACGGAAAATGGCAGTTGTCAAATTCACACTAATTTAAAAGCCGAATGGAGAGACGAAGAAAACTACTTTTTTCGTCTTTCTAAATATCAGCAAAAATTAGCAGAATTTTACGCAGAAAAGCCAGAATTTATTCGTCCCGAGAGTCGTCGGAATGAAGTTCTTAGTTTTCTTAAACAAGGATTGCAAGATTTTTCTATCTCACGAGTCAATCTGGATTGGGGTTTTCCGGTTCCTAGTGATCCCAATCACACTATTTATGTTTGGTTTGACGCATTGTTGGGATATATAACAGCTTTATTAGATCCAAATGACGAACCTACCTTAAAAAATGCCCTTTCTCGATGGTGGCCGATTAACTTGCATTTAATTGGCAAGGATATTTTACGCTTTCACGCTATTTATTGGCCTGCCATGTTAATGTCAGCCGGATTGCCCTTACCCGAACAAGTTTTTGGTCACGGTTTCTTGACTAAAGACGGGCTAAAAATGGGCAAAAGTCTAGGAAATACGTTAGATCCTTTCGATTTATTAAACCGTTATAGTGCAGATGCTGTGCGCTACTACTTTATTAAAGAGATAGAATTTGGAAAAGACGGTGATTTCAATGAAACCCGCTTTGTAAATATTCTTAATGCGGATCTAGCAAACGATTTGGGGAATTTACTCAACCGCACTTTAGGAATGGTGCAAAAATACTGTAAAGGAAAAGGCCCTGCACTAAAGGCGACTGAGATAGACAATAATAATCCTTTAAAAATTATTGGAGAAGGGTTATCAGAGCGTGTGAGGGAGTGCCTGGAGGCATTAAAGTTTAACCAAGCCTGTGAGGAGATTTTTAGTCTAATACGTGCTTGTAACAAGTTTATTGATGAAAGTGCCCCCTGGAGTCTTTATAAAGAAAAAAAACAGGCAGAAGTTGAAGAAATTCTCTATGCCGTTTTAGAATCAGTTAGACTAGCTGCATATTTGTTATCGCCCATAATTCCCAATTTAAGTACACGAATATATCAACAGTTGGGTTTTAGCGTGGATTTCAATGATTTCGAGCTAGTTAACCGAAATTTTAGCTTTAAAGACCAGACAAAATGGGGAAATTTTCCAGGCAATCCAAATCTCAGTAAACCAGAGCCAATATTTACGAAACTAGAACCCCCTTCAGATGCCTAA
- a CDS encoding NYN domain-containing protein has product MFDDFETDTLFTQEQILENRGRVAIFIDGSNLFYAALQLGIEIDYTKLLFRLTNGSKLLRAFFYTGVDRSNEKQQGFLLWMRRNGYRVIAKDLVQLPDGSKKANLDVEIAVDLMSLVGSYDTAVIVSGDGDLAYAANAVSYRGARVEVVSLRSMTSDSLINVADRYVDLDQIKEDIQKHAKAHVNYSSFHSLGVLEQEPPR; this is encoded by the coding sequence ATGTTTGATGATTTTGAAACAGATACTCTTTTTACTCAAGAACAAATATTAGAAAATCGAGGTCGTGTTGCTATCTTTATTGATGGCTCAAATTTGTTTTATGCCGCGTTACAACTGGGGATCGAAATTGATTACACCAAATTACTCTTTCGTTTAACCAATGGCTCAAAATTACTACGAGCTTTCTTTTATACCGGTGTAGATCGCTCTAACGAAAAACAACAAGGGTTTTTATTATGGATGCGGCGTAATGGTTATCGAGTCATTGCTAAAGACTTAGTGCAACTGCCTGATGGCTCCAAAAAAGCTAACTTAGATGTGGAAATTGCCGTAGACTTGATGTCCTTGGTGGGGTCTTATGATACAGCAGTCATTGTAAGCGGAGATGGCGATTTAGCTTATGCCGCTAATGCTGTGAGTTATCGCGGGGCCAGAGTAGAAGTGGTCAGTCTACGCTCAATGACTAGCGATAGTTTGATTAATGTGGCTGATCGCTACGTGGATTTAGATCAAATTAAGGAGGATATCCAGAAACACGCCAAAGCTCATGTGAATTATAGCAGTTTTCACAGTTTAGGGGTTTTAGAGCAAGAGCCTCCGCGATAA
- the lptC gene encoding LPS export ABC transporter periplasmic protein LptC has translation MNWYIHAAKKPLLGMMTLIILLLLLATTACQQKSPDQKSSKDKSDEKESLDLESSLLLNNATLEQSNAEGKRLWKIQVKKATYSKDREVARLDKIKGNIYQNGKIVLYISADKGEVYKDGEEIFLKQNIIATDPRNGAIIRSQEVEWRPKNSLLIIRKELQGSHAQLEASAKEGKYQTIEQKLELNGDIVATAKEPKLQLRADHLIWTIPKHQVISDRILKVTRYNDKVITDQVATDRSEIDLKAKTITIKQNIEFKSLEPPLQVASNQIVWNYQTRVVSSETPIRLVDTKEQISMTGNRAQVNFNQKVAYLSDGVQGINERTGAKLYAKDLQWNMPSQVVSATGNVIYEQLNPVFNLTGDKATGILRDNNITVTSTSPTRVVTEIYPNPQ, from the coding sequence ATGAACTGGTATATTCATGCCGCCAAAAAGCCGCTCTTGGGGATGATGACCCTAATCATCTTACTGTTATTACTAGCTACTACAGCTTGTCAACAAAAAAGTCCCGATCAAAAGTCATCTAAGGATAAATCCGATGAAAAAGAATCTTTAGATCTTGAAAGCAGCTTACTGTTAAATAATGCGACGCTCGAACAATCAAATGCTGAAGGGAAACGCCTTTGGAAAATTCAAGTTAAAAAAGCGACTTATAGTAAAGATCGAGAAGTAGCGCGGCTCGACAAAATCAAGGGAAATATTTATCAAAATGGCAAAATAGTTTTATATATTAGCGCAGACAAAGGAGAAGTTTATAAAGACGGAGAAGAAATTTTCTTAAAACAAAATATCATCGCCACAGATCCCCGTAACGGGGCTATTATCCGTTCTCAAGAGGTAGAATGGCGACCGAAAAACTCTTTATTAATCATCCGCAAGGAACTTCAAGGAAGTCACGCTCAATTAGAAGCAAGCGCCAAAGAGGGAAAATATCAGACAATTGAACAAAAATTAGAATTGAATGGGGATATTGTCGCCACCGCCAAAGAACCAAAATTACAGTTAAGAGCAGACCATTTAATTTGGACTATTCCCAAGCATCAAGTAATTAGTGATCGTATACTGAAAGTCACTCGTTACAATGATAAAGTGATAACTGATCAAGTGGCGACTGATCGTTCTGAGATTGATTTAAAAGCGAAAACTATTACCATTAAACAAAATATTGAGTTTAAATCTCTTGAGCCGCCTTTACAGGTAGCTTCTAATCAAATTGTTTGGAATTATCAGACTCGGGTGGTAAGTTCAGAAACCCCTATTCGATTGGTGGATACTAAAGAACAAATTAGCATGACAGGGAATCGCGCTCAAGTCAACTTTAATCAAAAAGTAGCTTATTTATCGGATGGGGTACAAGGGATAAATGAGCGAACTGGGGCGAAATTGTATGCTAAAGATTTACAGTGGAATATGCCTTCTCAGGTGGTATCCGCTACGGGGAATGTGATTTATGAACAGCTTAATCCTGTGTTTAATTTAACCGGGGATAAGGCTACAGGTATCCTGCGGGATAATAATATTACTGTTACCAGTACCAGTCCGACTCGGGTTGTAACGGAAATTTATCCAAATCCCCAGTAG